The sequence below is a genomic window from Acidobacteriota bacterium.
GGCACGATCGGCAATTTCAGCGACCGTCGAGCGTGCCCACTCCCTCGCGGTCGGGGCTCTGATGGGGCATCTGCAAATACTAGGCGCGCTGGAGCAGCGAGAACTCGATGTCGATGTTCTCGCGTTGTCCGATGGCGTCGAGTTCCTGGCGAAGATTGTGCAGGTTGACACGGGCGGGCACGGAGAGCCGCGCCTCCATGCGGAAGATGGGGGTGCCGCTCATGGCGGCCTCTTCCGTTTTGGTTTCCAGCGATTCGATGTTGACGCCCAGCCGGCTCAGCACGGAACTCAGTTGATGAACCACGCCGGGATGATCCATACACGACGCCAGCAATCGACAGGGAAGCGCGGACTCCGACGCCGAGCGCGACGCCGGGTGTTTGCTGGTGAAGGCCAGCCCGGCCTGCGCCGTCAGCGACGGGAACGAAGCGGCTACGCGTTGCAACGCGTCTTCCTTGCCGGTTACCAGCAGGATGATGGTGAACTCACCGCAGAAGACGGCCATCTTGCTGTCCTCAATGTTGCAACCTTCCTTCAACAGGAACTGGCTGATCTGCTCGACCAGTCCGACACGGTCCGGACCGACCGCGGTTACAACCAGATGTTCACGTTCGTAGGAATTGGGAGTCATTAAATTTCCCCTTAGCAAATTTCCTGATGACGTATCCGAGCCGCGCCAGTTATGGCACGTCCCCGATGCACGAAAACCTGAATGCTCCTGGGCGCGGGACTTGGTCGCGCATCCGATCATCGTGGACGCGCCATAACTGGCGCGGCTCGGATACACAAACCACAAAACGCTTTAGTACTTCGGCACCGACGGATCAACCTGATCGCTCCAGGCCAGGATGCCGCCCTTCAGATTCTTGATGCGTTGGAAGCCCACGGTCTTCAGGAAGTCCACGGCCTTGCCGCTGCGCATGCCGCTCTTGCAATGCACGACCAGATCATCGGCGGGGTTCAACTCATTCACGCGCGCCTGCAACTGCCCGAGCGGAATCAATCGTGAACCGGGAATCGTGCAGATATCCACCTCGTGCTGTTCGCGGACATCGAGCAACACAAACGATTCCTTGCGATCCATTCTACTTTTCAATTCCACGGGCGTAAGTTCCCACTCGCTCGCCTCCGGGGCCGGAGGCGGCTCGGGATGGATGCCGCAGAACTGATCGTAGTCAATCAACGCATGAATGGTTGGGTTGGTCCCGCAGATCGGGCAATCGGGCGCCTTGCGCAACTTCAACTCGCGGAACTTCATCTCCAACGCATCAACCAGCAGCAGACGGCCCACCAGCGAATTACCCTTGCCGATAATGAGCTTCACCACCTCCGTCGCCTGAATCACTCCAAGCAATCCAGGGAGAATGCCCAGCACTCCGCCCTCAGCGCAACTCGGAACCAGCCCCGGCGGCGGCGGCTCGGGATAGAGGCAGCGATAGCACGGGCCGTCCTTGGTGGCGAATACGGAGGCCTGGCCATCGAAGCGGAAGATGCTCGCGTAAACGTTGGGCTTGCCGGAGAGCACGCAGGCGTCATTGGTTAGATAGCGCGTGGGGAAGTTATCGGTGCCATCGGCGATGATGTCGTAGTCCTTAAAAATATTCAGCGCATTCGCGGAGGACAGCGCGACCTCATGCGTCTGCAATTCGATATGCGGATTCATGCCATGCAGGCGATCCTTGGCGCTGGCCAGTTTGGTGCGGCCCACGTCGGCGGTGCTATGCAGAATCTGGCGCTGCAGGTTGCTGAAATCGACCACATCAAAATCGACCAGACCCAACGTGCCCACTCCCGCGGCGGCCAGATACAATCCAAGGGGCGAGCCGAGGCCCCCTGCGCCGATGCACAGGACCTTGGCGCTTTTGAGCTTCAACTGCCCTTCCATGCCCACCTCGGGCATGATCAGATGGCGGCTATAGCGTAAGACTTCGTCCTTTGAAAGTGACATGTTCAATTTCCTTCAATTCTTTAGGGGGTTCAAAAAGGCGCGGCTCTTCAGATAACTAGCGACAGGCGGGCACAGGGGACGCGCCGCCGGCGATGGAAGGAATAATGCTCAATACGTCGTTGTCTTTCACCGGCGTCTGCTCCTTGCTGAGGTAGCGGATGTCTTCGTCATTCTTATAGATGTTCACGAAGCTGCGAAGTTTCCCCTCTTCAGTAAATAATTGCTTGCGCAGATCGCCATACTGCGCGGCAAGATTCTTAAAGGCTTCCTCGACGGTCGCGCCCTCAACGATCACAGTGTCGTTTTTCGCCGTATACTGCCGCAACGGCGTCGGGATGATGATCTTCACACCCATTCCAGAACTCCTCCGAAACTTCAGGCCGCGACTGCCAACCCGCAACTATCATTAAACAACTATGCCGGATCGTCCACAATGTTCAATTCAACAGGCAGAAACTGCGACATATCTTCGTTCAGTTGCCAGGCGGTCAGCTCGCGCGGCTCACCATTCGCAACAGCTAGAATAGCATAGATGAGGAAGGGATGGGCGTGGCGGCGGTCGAACTCAGAGGGGCGTGCGGGGTGATCGGGGTGGGAATGGAAATAGCAGATAATGTCGAGCCCGCGGCTGCGGGCTTCGCGGTCAACGCGGATGAAATCCTGTGGGTCCACCAGCGTGCGATTGCGCGCGGAATCCTGCGGGCTGGTTTCGTAAGGATTGTCCTCGTAGCTTTCCCACACGTTGGGCATGGGCGCAAAGTCCGCCACCAGCATACATCCGTCGGACTCCTTGCCAATCAGCAGGCCCTGCCCTTCGCGCGGATAGGCAGCGATGGCGTGCTGGGCGATTTTTTCATATTGACTGCGCGGGATGCTTAACGACATAGAAAGTTGGTAGCCCACCGATCATTCATTTGGTTCGTCCCAGAATCGCTCACTGAGATATTTATCAGCGGCGTCGGGAAAGATGGTAACAATTTTCGTTTGTTGTCGAACGGCAAGCGGTTCCTTTTCCAGCCGTGCGGCAATCTGAAAGCAGGCATCCAGCACCGCGCCGCATGAGATGCCCGCCAGCAGGCCTTCCTCGCGCGCCAACATCTTAACCCAGTGATACGCCCTCTCGGTGTCGATGGCCATGTCCTCATCGGCCACTGTCGCGTCGTATATTCCCGGCACCATCGCTGTTTCGAGGTGCTTCATGCCTTCCAGACCGTGAATAGCCGAATCGGGCTGCACCGAGATGAGCTGGATCGCCGGATTGAACTCACGCAGGCGGCGGCTGGTGCCGATAAACGTTCCAGTCGTTCCGAGTCCCGCGACAAAATGAGTGATCTTGCCGTCGGTCTGGCGGATAATTTCCGGTCCCGTTGTCTCGTAATGCGCGCGCCAGTTGGCGGGATTGTTGTACTGATCCGGGTAGAAATATTTTTCTGGATCGGCGGCGTACATCTGCTTGGCCATCTGCTGCGAGCCGTCGGTGGATAGATCGGGATCGGTCAGCACCATCTCCACGCCGTAGGCTTTTAAGATTTTTTTGCGCTCGGGACTGGCGTTGGCCGGCAGGCAGAGGCAGACCTTGTAGCCACGATTCGCGCCGATCATGGCGTAGGCGATGCCGGTATTTCCGCTGGTGGCGTCCAGGATCACTTTCCCCGGCTGCAGCGCTCCGCTCAGCTCGCCATCGCGGATCATGCTCCACGCGGCGCGATCCTTAACCGACCCACCGGGGTTGAACCACTCGGCCTTGACGGATATCTCGATGGGAGCGAAGCGTTGAGCGATGCGCTCCAGTTTGATCAGGGGCGTATTGCCAATCAGGCGTAGCAGGGAGGTTTGCTCGCCTGGTCGCACTACTTTAATATGTCCATCTATCTTGCTGGTCATGAACAGGTTATCTACTTTCAGATCGACACCCACCAGCCCTAAATTAAGGTCGATACGGGGTCGGGTCCGCGATACACCAACAGGAGCAATTCTGCTCTTGCTTTGAAAAGAGATGATTGTAGCGTCCGGCTGGAAGCACTGTCAACGCTACCAGCCTGACTCCCGCGATTCTGCTCTGTCCCTACTCGATTACGGTGCGATGGAACGGTGATCCATTTTAGGACTTTGAAAATCATCTATACTGAAACTAGCGCGGGAGGAACGTTTGAAGGCAACTTTGAAGCGGTGGGCAAAGATTATCGCTGGCATGGCAATGCTCCTGGCGGGCATCGCCGGGTGGCTGCTGCCGATTATTCCCGGCTGGGCATTCTTCATCCCTGGCCTGATCTTGCTCAGCACCGAATTTCATTGGGCCCGCCGTCTACTGACATGGTTGAAAAGCAAGTTCCCCAAGCAGTCGTCCCAGCCGTAATTCCTCGCTGAAAAACTATTTTCGTTGTCATTCCGAGCGCGGCGAGGAATCTGCTTTTGTCCCGAGCGGCGGAAGTCAAAGCAGATTCCTCGCTGCGCTCGGAATGACAACGGAAGGACGATTCAGCAGGCCTGCTTATCAGAGGATTGCTAGCTGCCGCGCTCCGAACTCCACAACTTTAGATACGGCTGCAAATCCTGCATGAGCTGTGCGAAGTCCGGCAGACGGAGCGACTGCGGTCCGTCGCTGAAAGCCTTCTCGGGATTGGGGTGGACCTCCACCATCAATCCGTCGGCGCCCGCCGCGATCGACGCCTTGCACATGGACGGAATCAATGACCGCTTGCCGGTGGCATGGCTGGGATCGACGATGACGGGCAGGTGCGTCAACTCCTGCAACACGGGCACGGCGGAGATGTCCAGCGTGTTGCGCGTGTAAGTCTCGAAGGTGCGGATGCCGCGCTCGCACAGAAACACGTTGGGGTTGCCGCTGGTTACGATGTACTCGGCGGAGAGCAGAAATTCCTTGATCGTCGAGCTGAGGCCGCGCTTCAGCATCACCGGGCGGTTGATCTTGCCGACGCGCTTCAGCAGGTTGAAGTTCTGCATGTTGCGCGCGCCGATCTGCAAAATGTCGGAGTACTCGGCGACCAGGCTCACGTCCTCGGTGGACATCACTTCGGTGCAGACGGCCATGCCGGTCTTCTCGCGCGCGTTGGCCAGCAACTTCAACCCAACTTCCTCGAGGCCCTGGAAATCATAGGGCGAGGTGCGCGGCTTGAAAGCGCCCCCGCGCAGAATCTGCGCGCCAGCCTTCTTCACGGCAATAGCCGTCTCGAGAACCTGCTCCTCACTCTCCACCGAGCATGGTCCCGCGAAAATAATAAACTCTTTGCCGCCAAGGCCGTGCTTGCCCAGCTTGATCTCTGTCTTGCCGGGCTGCGACTCCTTGCTGACAAACTTGAATGGCTGGCTGATCGGCACGACCGACTCAACACCGGGCGCCGCTGCGATGGACTCCATAACGGCCTCCTTGTTGCCTCCGCCGCCGATACCCCCAATGACGGTGCGCTCGGTGCCAACAATCGGATGAGACTTGTAGCCCAGCTCCTGTAACCGCTCGCAGACGTGATCAATCTCCTGCTTGCTGGCTCCGAGTTTCATCGAGATAATCATTTTGTTCCTCCGCGGGCCTCGGCGAAATAACCATTCCGGCCGGCCCGCATTCAAGTTTGTGGCAACAGTGTTGAAAATGAAAAAGCCCACTCGCTTTCGAGTGGGCCGGGATTCTAACGCGCGGATACGCAGTTAGCGGCCCAGCCACCCCCGGTAAAAGTAAAATCGACGGGTATTCATCATTGTAACTGACTCCGGGCGCAAGCAACTTCGCGCTATGCCCTAAATGGGGCTGAATTAGCATTTTACCGCCCGGAAATTGGGCTTGTCTAGGAGAAAAAATGAGCCTGTTCCAGTTGATGCAATGGAACAGGCTCATTGGTTAAGAGTTGCTAAGTCCGGCCTCGGAAATTACTCCGTGGCGCCGACCTCCACGCTGAGGTCCAGGTTGACGTTAGTCTTGTAGGAAAACTTGATCTGCGGGCCGATCGCCGGTGTTCCGAGTTCCTTGGCATACTCCTCGCGCAGGGAAACGGTCTTGCCGCCGAGCACGGTCATCAGGGCATAGGCGGTGGGAATCTCCGCCTCGGGAATGGTCATGTAGTCCTTGTTGAAGACCACGAAGTCAGCGAACTTGCCGGGTTCGAGCGAACCGATCTCCTTCTCGCGCAGCACGTAGTAAGACGCCCAGATGGTGGTGGTCTTCAGCGCGCTGACACGGTCAATGGCTTCGCTCTTGGCGATGGCGTCGCCCTTGTCGTTCAGCCGGGAAATTTCCTTATACAGGAACGTCAGTGGCGTAACGCCTTCGCCGCCGCCAAAGCCCAGGCCTTCAAACTCGGTAACGGGAATCACGCCGCCCTTGATGAGCGAGCCGAACGGCGAGATGCGGTTGGCCTTGTCGAGGCCGTAAACGGCCAGCCACGGCGTCGAGCGGTTGATGAAGTTCGGATTGCAGCTCAGGGTGATCCCGAGGTTCTTCATGCGGGGAATCTGATCCTGACGCGGATACATGCCGCAGTGATCCGACGACAGACGCTGCGAACGGACGAAGTCGAGCGTGATGTCGGGATTCTCCTTCATCACGCGCTCCTGAATATCCATCACCAGGTCGAGGCCCTTGTCGCCGTAAAGGTGGTTGACCACGTAGCGATAGCGTGTGCGCATGGCGGCGTACACCGCTTTGTAGTAGCCGTTGCCTTCCTGAATGATGCAGTACTCCTGCGACTTGTATTGCGGCGGCGCTTCCATGGTGGTGCAGATAGACGGCGGGCCGGCGTCAATGCCGCCCAGCGTCATGCCCACGTTCCAGAAATACTTCGAGCCCAGTCCGGCCCAATCGCCCAAGCGCAGGAAGCAGCCCGGCGCGTCCGGCTCCACCTGATTGCAGTAGCGGTGCGAGAATCCCAGACGAATCGGCATGCGGTTTTCGCGGACCAGCTTCATGAAGGCAGGCATCTTGGACAGTCCCACAATGTGCGAGCTGTAGGTGGTGAATCCGCCGGCGGCCTGATGCGTCAAGGTGTCGGCGATCACGTTGGCCAGTTCGCCCAGGTGGTTGTCGAAATACTTGTCGGCGATCAACGAGCGGCCAAACACCGTGGACATGGTGATGGCGTCTTTTTCATTCTGGTCGGTCGGCTCGACTTCATACATCTTCAAAAAGTCGTCGCGCGCCGCGGTGTTCAGCAGCCATGCGCCGGGACCGGCATTGACCAGCACGGGCATGGTGGGCGCCCAGCCATCAAGCTGCGGGCGCGTCAACTGCTTTTCGTTCAGGTACGAGACGGCGTTCCCACCAGCGGCCGCGCCAGGCTGCGAGATGCCGATGACCGCCCATTGGCCGGGCTCGGGACGCGCCATCTGCTCCTTGATAACCAGCTCGATGCCCTTGGTGTAGTCGCTGTAGTTCTTGCCGGAAACCTGAAAATTCTTGGCGACCTTGTCGATGATGGCCGGATTTTCGCGTGCCCAGCGACCGACCGCGCCGTCATGCAGATGGTTGTGGGCGTCAATGAAACCGGGCAGGACCGCGCGGCCCTTCACGTCCAGCTTGCGCGTGCTCGGACCCGCCATCACCAGAATTTCGGCGTTGGTTCCGAGCGCAAAAATGGTGTCGCCGCGCACGGCCATGGCCTGATGCGTGCGGCCGGAAGAGGCGTTGAGGGAGTGATCGTCCATGCTGTAAATCTTCGCGTTGTGGACGATCATGTCGGGATAGGAAACAATTGA
It includes:
- the moeB gene encoding molybdopterin-synthase adenylyltransferase MoeB; its protein translation is MSLSKDEVLRYSRHLIMPEVGMEGQLKLKSAKVLCIGAGGLGSPLGLYLAAAGVGTLGLVDFDVVDFSNLQRQILHSTADVGRTKLASAKDRLHGMNPHIELQTHEVALSSANALNIFKDYDIIADGTDNFPTRYLTNDACVLSGKPNVYASIFRFDGQASVFATKDGPCYRCLYPEPPPPGLVPSCAEGGVLGILPGLLGVIQATEVVKLIIGKGNSLVGRLLLVDALEMKFRELKLRKAPDCPICGTNPTIHALIDYDQFCGIHPEPPPAPEASEWELTPVELKSRMDRKESFVLLDVREQHEVDICTIPGSRLIPLGQLQARVNELNPADDLVVHCKSGMRSGKAVDFLKTVGFQRIKNLKGGILAWSDQVDPSVPKY
- a CDS encoding M67 family peptidase, with the protein product MSLSIPRSQYEKIAQHAIAAYPREGQGLLIGKESDGCMLVADFAPMPNVWESYEDNPYETSPQDSARNRTLVDPQDFIRVDREARSRGLDIICYFHSHPDHPARPSEFDRRHAHPFLIYAILAVANGEPRELTAWQLNEDMSQFLPVELNIVDDPA
- a CDS encoding MoaD/ThiS family protein, with translation MKIIIPTPLRQYTAKNDTVIVEGATVEEAFKNLAAQYGDLRKQLFTEEGKLRSFVNIYKNDEDIRYLSKEQTPVKDNDVLSIIPSIAGGASPVPACR
- a CDS encoding ACT domain-containing protein; protein product: MIGCATKSRAQEHSGFRASGTCHNWRGSDTSSGNLLRGNLMTPNSYEREHLVVTAVGPDRVGLVEQISQFLLKEGCNIEDSKMAVFCGEFTIILLVTGKEDALQRVAASFPSLTAQAGLAFTSKHPASRSASESALPCRLLASCMDHPGVVHQLSSVLSRLGVNIESLETKTEEAAMSGTPIFRMEARLSVPARVNLHNLRQELDAIGQRENIDIEFSLLQRA
- a CDS encoding cysteine synthase family protein; the encoded protein is MTSKIDGHIKVVRPGEQTSLLRLIGNTPLIKLERIAQRFAPIEISVKAEWFNPGGSVKDRAAWSMIRDGELSGALQPGKVILDATSGNTGIAYAMIGANRGYKVCLCLPANASPERKKILKAYGVEMVLTDPDLSTDGSQQMAKQMYAADPEKYFYPDQYNNPANWRAHYETTGPEIIRQTDGKITHFVAGLGTTGTFIGTSRRLREFNPAIQLISVQPDSAIHGLEGMKHLETAMVPGIYDATVADEDMAIDTERAYHWVKMLAREEGLLAGISCGAVLDACFQIAARLEKEPLAVRQQTKIVTIFPDAADKYLSERFWDEPNE
- the aroF gene encoding 3-deoxy-7-phosphoheptulonate synthase; translation: MIISMKLGASKQEIDHVCERLQELGYKSHPIVGTERTVIGGIGGGGNKEAVMESIAAAPGVESVVPISQPFKFVSKESQPGKTEIKLGKHGLGGKEFIIFAGPCSVESEEQVLETAIAVKKAGAQILRGGAFKPRTSPYDFQGLEEVGLKLLANAREKTGMAVCTEVMSTEDVSLVAEYSDILQIGARNMQNFNLLKRVGKINRPVMLKRGLSSTIKEFLLSAEYIVTSGNPNVFLCERGIRTFETYTRNTLDISAVPVLQELTHLPVIVDPSHATGKRSLIPSMCKASIAAGADGLMVEVHPNPEKAFSDGPQSLRLPDFAQLMQDLQPYLKLWSSERGS